From Candidatus Aramenus sp. CH1, the proteins below share one genomic window:
- a CDS encoding APC family permease, which yields MSRSIFVRESSGLRKEVTSLDAIMLNLGNMSAGVALFTGISPYITPGGVIWIAAIIGLLLTLPQAYMYTRLTYEIPRTGGDYVWISRTFGGLPGFMMAFALMIESTAFFALTAYFFSQAVGSVISTIGTLDGNSVLVSLSSILQTPVYSYVLGAVLFAVIIAFNVFKAKYGYVLVTVSVAIALIATLIAMGVMAANIGDFSVAIQHFLTAEGIAPSSNYASSVSPPSLAATMAILPLLAIFTYPWMQAVPAVAAELKKVKYAAYGIFVPLLLTGFLVTVGFFLLYQAGGYVFTTYMFTNPNSGFVYTFWTVAMGLTSNYALQWIIGIGLLTWEFAILAYGVLVFARYIFAMAFDRIMPEFFTRLNKQGSPVYTHLFDLVLTLAILVVPVVSVSGATALYGAEVIGMIYFLVVGLVGTFKGLQKRSFLLAGLSAFTAGYFVFLTYESVTNPVFSFVTSNGAPDPITLGFVIGSYVVGALIYLVSKYVNQRKGVPLDMVFKEIPPE from the coding sequence ATGAGTAGGTCAATTTTCGTGAGGGAGTCCTCCGGTCTTAGGAAGGAAGTAACGTCTCTGGACGCGATAATGCTAAACCTTGGGAACATGTCAGCAGGCGTAGCGCTGTTTACAGGGATAAGTCCCTATATAACCCCGGGAGGGGTGATCTGGATAGCTGCAATAATAGGCCTGCTATTGACCTTGCCCCAAGCATATATGTACACGAGGCTGACCTACGAGATTCCTAGGACTGGAGGTGACTACGTGTGGATCTCCAGGACTTTTGGCGGGCTTCCAGGGTTCATGATGGCCTTCGCGCTAATGATAGAGTCTACAGCGTTTTTTGCGTTGACCGCCTACTTCTTTTCGCAGGCAGTAGGCTCAGTGATCTCGACGATCGGTACCTTGGACGGCAACTCAGTCCTCGTATCCCTCTCCAGTATCCTGCAGACCCCTGTTTACTCTTACGTCTTAGGGGCTGTGCTCTTTGCGGTGATTATAGCGTTCAACGTGTTTAAGGCAAAGTACGGCTACGTCCTGGTCACGGTCTCCGTAGCCATTGCCCTCATCGCCACTCTTATAGCCATGGGAGTTATGGCCGCCAACATAGGGGACTTCAGCGTCGCAATACAGCACTTCCTAACAGCTGAGGGCATAGCTCCGTCTTCCAACTACGCGTCCTCAGTTTCCCCACCTAGCCTCGCAGCTACTATGGCCATCTTGCCCTTACTGGCCATATTTACCTACCCGTGGATGCAGGCAGTCCCCGCGGTGGCAGCGGAACTAAAGAAGGTCAAGTACGCCGCTTACGGCATCTTCGTCCCCCTACTCCTGACGGGGTTCTTAGTAACAGTTGGCTTCTTCCTGCTCTACCAGGCTGGGGGCTATGTCTTCACAACTTACATGTTCACCAACCCCAACTCCGGTTTTGTCTACACCTTCTGGACGGTGGCCATGGGCTTGACAAGCAACTACGCGCTACAGTGGATAATAGGCATAGGCCTACTAACGTGGGAGTTCGCCATATTAGCTTACGGCGTCCTCGTCTTCGCTAGGTACATATTTGCCATGGCGTTTGACAGGATAATGCCAGAGTTCTTCACTAGGCTGAACAAGCAGGGCTCCCCGGTCTACACGCACTTGTTCGACCTAGTACTCACCTTGGCCATCCTCGTTGTCCCAGTGGTGTCTGTGTCAGGGGCGACCGCACTATATGGAGCAGAGGTAATAGGGATGATCTACTTCCTCGTTGTGGGTCTAGTGGGCACGTTCAAGGGGTTGCAGAAGAGGTCGTTCCTGCTTGCGGGCCTTTCAGCCTTTACCGCTGGGTACTTCGTGTTCCTCACCTACGAGTCGGTCACCAACCCGGTGTTCAGCTTCGTCACTTCCAATGGCGCCCCAGACCCGATAACCTTAGGGTTCGTCATAGGCTCGTACGTTGTCGGTGCGTTGATCTACCTGGTCAGCAAGTACGTAAACCAAAGGAAGGGCGTGCCTCTAGACATGGTGTTCAAGGAAATACCGCCTGAGTGA